From Triticum urartu cultivar G1812 chromosome 2, Tu2.1, whole genome shotgun sequence, a single genomic window includes:
- the LOC125538148 gene encoding uncharacterized protein LOC125538148, translating to MARVRGTGRISRRRPPKAVRGGGEDRISALPDDLLLLILRRVDTRTALGTASLSRRWSRLPAELPALDFSVFDVLPERYCSWLRLHLRIDDATDESVLANLMRYERRAMRALIGFIQSRLLLDAPRRLRRLGLQFFSADNNSGLINRLVAKAIDDWGVSNLEAVAAPFYTQPAAAHAFPGHGLCERPRASRLRKLKLGGCAVLPPLHEHGALTKLVLQDMPESVPVAAYEAVLASCPQLQVLHLVCCLCRGAEVMTVDAPMSRIRELVVDRCEFPTMIRMAALPGLERLASLGTRVSFAESASFPRLSQCNLAWFSDAQPTRTVLDFLVRRTPDIASLMIRFTGPERWIVPWSHHPSSLLPNLRRLLVADVPSSWDVSWPRLLLEKAPSLDTLHIHVAACVNEPGEEISWGAAVPRHHGLKEFVMVGFEGTARQVYLVRFVMGACAALRCVAVFKEGHARDKGHWDWEIVVQSHSWTDEERNNLLGQIMDGASSSAASVQMVFG from the coding sequence ATGGCCAGGGTGCGCGGGACGGGTCGGATCTCACGCCGGCGGCCTCCTAAGGCGGTCCGCGGCGGCGGCGAAGACAGGATCAGCGCCCTCCCCGATgatctcctcctcctcatcctgcGCCGCGTCGACACCCGCACGGCGCTCGGCACTGCGTCGCTGTCCAGGCGCTGGTCCCGCCTCCCCGCCGAGCTCCCCGCCTTGGACTTCAGTGTCTTCGACGTGCTCCCGGAGCGCTACTGCAGCTGGCTCCGCCTCCATCTCAGGATCGACGACGCCACGGATGAGAGTGTCCTGGCTAACTTGATGAGGTACGAGCGCCGCGCCATGCGCGCCCTAATCGGCTTCATCCAGAGCCGCCTCTTGTTGGACGCTCCCCGGAGGCTCCGCCGGCTGGGGCTCCAGTTCTTCTCCGCCGACAATAACAGCGGCCTCATCAACCGGCTCGTCGCCAAGGCCATCGACGACTGGGGGGTCAGCAATCTGGAGGCCGTCGCCGCGCCGTTCTACACGCAGCCGGCCGCCGCCCACGCCTTTCCCGGCCACGGCCTCTGCGAGCGTCCCCGCGCGTCGCGCCTGCGGAAGCTCAAGCTCGGGGGCTGCGCCGTGCTCCCGCCGCTTCACGAGCACGGCGCGCTCACCAAGCTCGTCCTGCAAGACATGCCGGAGTCGGTGCCTGTCGCGGCCTACGAGGCCGTGCTCGCCTCGTGCCCGCAGCTGCAGGTGCTGCACCTCGTGTGCTGCCTCTGCCGCGGCGCCGAGGTCATGACCGTCGACGCCCCAATGTCGCGGATCAGGGAGCTCGTCGTCGACAGGTGCGAGTTCCCGACGATGATACGCATGGCGGCCCTTCCCGGCCTCGAGAGGCTGGCCTCGCTCGGAACCAGGGTGTCCTTCGCGGAGTCCGCCTCGTTTCCCCGCCTCAGCCAGTGCAACCTCGCCTGGTTCTCCGATGCCCAGCCGACAAGGACGGTGCTCGACTTCCTCGTCCGACGGACCCCGGACATTGCCAGCCTTATGATCCGATTCACCGGACCGGAGAGGTGGATCGTGCCGTGGAGCCACCACCCGTCGTCGCTGCTGCCTAACCTGAGAAGGCTACTGGTCGCCGACGTGCCTTCGTCCTGGGACGTCTCGTGGCCCCGGCTCCTCCTCGAGAAGGCGCCTTCCCTCGACACCCTCCACATCCACGTCGCCGCCTGCGTGAATGAACCCGGCGAGGAGATAAGCTGGGGGGCTGCCGTGCCTCGGCACCATGGCCTCAAGGAGTTCGTGATGGTCGGTTTCGAGGGGACGGCGAGGCAGGTTTACCTTGTCAGGTTCGTCATGGGAGCGTGCGCGGCGCTGCGGTGTGTCGCCGTGTTCAAGGAAGGGCATGCTCGTGACAAGGGGCACTGGGACTGGGAGATAGTGGTGCAGTCACACTCGTGGACCGACGAGGAGAGGAACAACTTGCTGGGCCAGATCATGGATGGCGCTTCTTCCTCGGCTGCCTCGGTTCAAATGGTTTTTGGCTGA
- the LOC125534329 gene encoding tryptophan decarboxylase 1-like, which yields MGSLGTNPMSFSAIPDDKVAFEPLNPEDVRAYLHKAVDFISDYYTNVESMSVLPNVKPGYLQDELSASPPTYSAPFDVTMKELRTSVVPGMTHWASPNFFAFFPSTNSAAAIAGDLIASAMNTVGFTWQASPAATEMEVLALDWLAQLLRLPATFMNRTSTGRGTGGGVILGTTSEAMLVTLVAARDAALRRSGSVGVSDLPRLAVYAADQTHSTFFKACRLAGFDPANIRSIPTGPETNYGLDPAKLLEVMQADADAGLVPTYVCATVGTTSSNAVDPVGAIADVASMFNAWVHVDAAYAGSACICPEFRHHLNGVERVDSISMSPHKWLLTCLDCTCLYVRDAHRLSDSLETNPEYLKNDATESGEVTDLKDMQVGIGRRFRGLKLWMVMRTYGTAKLQEHIRSDVEMAKMFEDFVRADDRFEVVVPRNFALVCFRLKASGTMTEQDADEANRLLMENLNKTGKAYLAHTVVGDKFVLRFAVGSSLQEERHVRSAWDLIKKTTSSIMD from the coding sequence ATGGGCAGCTTGGGCACCAACCCCATGTCCTTCTCCGCCATCCCCGACGACAAGGTGGCGTTCGAGCCGCTCAACCCCGAAGATGTCCGTGCATACCTTCACAAGGCTGTCGACTTCATCTCCGACTACTACACCAACGTCGAGTCCATGTCCGTTCTCCCTAACGTGAAGCCGGGGTACCTGCAAGACGAGCTTAGCGCGTCCCCGCCGACCTACTCCGCGCCGTTCGACGTCACCATGAAGGAGCTCAGGACCTCCGTCGTCCCCGGCATGACGCACTGGGCTAGCCCCAACTTCTTCGCCTTCTTCCCCTCCACCAACAGCGCCGCTGCGATCGCCGGCGACCTTATTGCTTCGGCCATGAACACCGTCGGATTCACATGGCAGGCTTCGCCTGCAGCGACTGAGATGGAGGTCCTCGCTCTCGACTGGCTTGCACAGCTCCTGCGCCTACCCGCCACCTTCATGAACCGCACTAGCACTGGTCGTGGCACCGGCGGTGGCGTCATCCTTGGCACAACGAGCGAAGCAATGCTTGTCACGCTAGTCGCCGCCCGTGACGCGGCGCTGCGTCGGAGCGGCTCTGTCGGCGTGTCCGACCTCCCACGGTTGGCTGTGTACGCTGCCGACCAGACCCACTCCACGTTCTTCAAGGCTTGTCGCCTCGCAGGCTTCGACCCCGCCAACATCCGCTCTATCCCTACCGGGCCAGAAACCAACTATGGGCTCGACCCGGCAAAGCTTCTCGAGGTTATGCAAGCTGATGCCGACGCCGGTCTCGTGCCAACATATGTCTGCGCGACCGTGGGCACCACATCTTCCAACGCCGTCGACCCGGTGGGCGCCATCGCGGACGTGGCCTCCATGTTCAATGCATGGGTCCACGTGGATGCTGCCTATGCTGGCAGCGCATGTATCTGCCCGGAGTTTCGCCATCATCTCAATGGAGTCGAGCGCGTGGACTCCATTAGCATGAGCCCACACAAATGGCTTCTCACATGCCTTGATTGCACATGTCTCTATGTCCGTGATGCTCACCGACTGAGTGACTCATTGGAGACCAACCCAGAGTACCTCAAGAACGACGCTACCGAGTCCGGCGAGGTCACCGATCTGAAGGACATGCAGGTCGGCATCGGCCGACGCTTCCGTGGGCTCAAGCTTTGGATGGTCATGCGCACCTATGGTACCGCAAAGCTCCAAGAGCACATCCGTAGTGACGTTGAAATGGCCAAGATGTTTGAAGATTTCGTCCGTGCCGATGACAGGTTTGAGGTGGTCGTACCGAGAAACTTTGCTCTTGTGTGCTTTAGGCTCAAGGCAAGTGGAACCATGACGGAGCAGGATGCCGACGAGGCCAACCGCTTGCTAATGGAGAATCTCAACAAGACTGGCAAGGCTTATCTTGCCCACACGGTGGTCGGTGACAAATTTGTCCTCCGTTTCGCCGTTGGATCATCGCTGCAGGAGGAAAGGCATGTGAGAAGTGCATGGGACCTCATCAAGAAGACCACGAGCAGTATCATGGATTAA